In the genome of Thunnus maccoyii chromosome 15, fThuMac1.1, whole genome shotgun sequence, one region contains:
- the LOC121913014 gene encoding progranulin-like isoform X2, with protein MLRITLWLLVGVCGFASCNNICPDGNVLSDLSTCCMTTDGYRACPYPNELKNNLDQKKSSVVNCDNNHNCRGGETCCRTIYGTWFCCPFASATCCADRRNCCPYGQICARDGKCVRRGLRYPFSPIQALSSVPASLISTSEDKDNLQEEPKNNLDQKQRSDHLCEHGLKCRFGQTCCRGEGDNAYFCCRHHAATCCADRTNCCPYGQICAHDGTCITRGLRYPFSPEQALSSVPASLISTSEDKDNLQEEPKNNLDQKQRSDHLCEHGLKCRFGQTCCRGEGDNAYFCCRHHAATCCADRTNCCPYGQICAHDGTCITRGLRYPFSPEQALSSVPASLISTSEDKDNLQEEPKNNLDQKQRSDHLCGHDLRCNVGKTCCRDYKDNTYFCCPFASATCCTNRSNCCPHGTFCANDGRCVKRGLRYPFSPIQALSSVLASLISTSEDKDNLQEDQ; from the exons ATGTTGAGGATCACTTTATGGCTGTTGGTGGGAGTGTGTGGGTTTGCATCTTGCAACAACATATGCCCTGATGGGAACGTCCTCTCAGATCTCTCCACCTGCTGTATGACTACAGATGGATATCGCGCTTGTCCATATCCCAAC GAGCTCAAAAACAACCTAGACCAAAAAAAGAGTTCAGTTGTCAACTGTGACAACAACCATAACTGTCGTGGTGGCGAAACCTGCTGCAGAACCATATACGGTACCTGGTTCTGTTGCCCCTTCGCCTCT GCCACGTGTTGTGCTGATCGCAGAAACTGTTGTCCATATGGCCAAATCTGTGCCCGTGACGGGAAGTGTGTGAGGCGAGGCCTGAGATATCCTTTCTCCCCTATACAAGCTCTATCTTCAGTCCCTGCCTCTCTCATTTCAACCTCAGAGGACAAAGACAACCTGCAGGAG GAGCCCAAGAACAACCTAGACCAAAAACAGAGATCAGATCATCTGTGTGAACATGGTCTCAAATGTCGTTTTGGCCAAACCTGCTGCAGAGGCGAAGGGGATAATGCCTATTTCTGTTGCCGCCACCATGCT GCCACGTGTTGTGCTGATCGCACAAACTGTTGTCCATATGGCCAAATCTGTGCCCATGACGGGACGTGTATTACGCGAGGCCTGAGATATCCTTTCTCCCCTGAACAAGCTCTATCTTCAGTCCCTGCCTCTCTCATTTCAACCTCAGAGGACAAAGACAACCTGCAGGAG GAGCCCAAGAACAACCTAGACCAAAAACAGAGATCAGATCATCTGTGTGAACATGGTCTCAAATGTCGTTTTGGCCAAACCTGCTGCAGAGGCGAAGGGGATAATGCCTATTTCTGTTGCCGCCACCATGCT GCCACGTGTTGTGCTGATCGCACAAACTGTTGTCCATATGGCCAAATCTGTGCCCATGACGGGACGTGTATTACGCGAGGCCTGAGATATCCTTTCTCCCCTGAACAAGCTCTATCTTCAGTCCCTGCCTCTCTCATTTCAACCTCAGAGGACAAAGACAACCTGCAGGAG GAGCCCAAGAACAACCTAGACCAAAAACAGAGATCAGATCATCTGTGTGGACATGATCTCCGATGTAATGTTGGCAAAACCTGCTGCAGAGACTATAAGGATAATACCTATTTCTGTTGCCCCTTCGCCTCT GCCACGTGTTGTACTAATCGCAGCAACTGTTGTCCACATGGCACATTCTGTGCCAATGACGGGAGGTGTGTGAAGCGAGGCCTGAGATATCCTTTCTCCCCTATACAAGCTCTATCTTCAGTCCTTGCCTCTCTCATTTCAACCTCAGAGGACAAAGACAACCTGCAGGAG GACCAGTGA
- the LOC121913014 gene encoding progranulin-like isoform X1 has protein sequence MLRITLWLLVGVCGFASCNNICPDGNVLSDLSTCCMTTDGYRACPYPNAVCCSDLEHCCPSGFQCNLGTQMCEKVNQPWMNIPMVKKEASEKPSTLLIPFSPLQELKNNLDQKKSSVVNCDNNHNCRGGETCCRTIYGTWFCCPFASATCCADRRNCCPYGQICARDGKCVRRGLRYPFSPIQALSSVPASLISTSEDKDNLQEEPKNNLDQKQRSDHLCEHGLKCRFGQTCCRGEGDNAYFCCRHHAATCCADRTNCCPYGQICAHDGTCITRGLRYPFSPEQALSSVPASLISTSEDKDNLQEEPKNNLDQKQRSDHLCEHGLKCRFGQTCCRGEGDNAYFCCRHHAATCCADRTNCCPYGQICAHDGTCITRGLRYPFSPEQALSSVPASLISTSEDKDNLQEEPKNNLDQKQRSDHLCGHDLRCNVGKTCCRDYKDNTYFCCPFASATCCTNRSNCCPHGTFCANDGRCVKRGLRYPFSPIQALSSVLASLISTSEDKDNLQEDQ, from the exons ATGTTGAGGATCACTTTATGGCTGTTGGTGGGAGTGTGTGGGTTTGCATCTTGCAACAACATATGCCCTGATGGGAACGTCCTCTCAGATCTCTCCACCTGCTGTATGACTACAGATGGATATCGCGCTTGTCCATATCCCAAC GCTGTGTGCTGCTCCGACTTGGAGCACTGCTGCCCCTCAGGGTTTCAGTGTAACCTGGGTACCCAGATGTGTGAGAAAGTAAATCAGCCATGGATGAACATACCCATGGTGAAGAAGGAAGCTTCAGAGAAACCAAGCACCCTTCTTATACCCTTCTCTCCCCTTCAGGAGCTCAAAAACAACCTAGACCAAAAAAAGAGTTCAGTTGTCAACTGTGACAACAACCATAACTGTCGTGGTGGCGAAACCTGCTGCAGAACCATATACGGTACCTGGTTCTGTTGCCCCTTCGCCTCT GCCACGTGTTGTGCTGATCGCAGAAACTGTTGTCCATATGGCCAAATCTGTGCCCGTGACGGGAAGTGTGTGAGGCGAGGCCTGAGATATCCTTTCTCCCCTATACAAGCTCTATCTTCAGTCCCTGCCTCTCTCATTTCAACCTCAGAGGACAAAGACAACCTGCAGGAG GAGCCCAAGAACAACCTAGACCAAAAACAGAGATCAGATCATCTGTGTGAACATGGTCTCAAATGTCGTTTTGGCCAAACCTGCTGCAGAGGCGAAGGGGATAATGCCTATTTCTGTTGCCGCCACCATGCT GCCACGTGTTGTGCTGATCGCACAAACTGTTGTCCATATGGCCAAATCTGTGCCCATGACGGGACGTGTATTACGCGAGGCCTGAGATATCCTTTCTCCCCTGAACAAGCTCTATCTTCAGTCCCTGCCTCTCTCATTTCAACCTCAGAGGACAAAGACAACCTGCAGGAG GAGCCCAAGAACAACCTAGACCAAAAACAGAGATCAGATCATCTGTGTGAACATGGTCTCAAATGTCGTTTTGGCCAAACCTGCTGCAGAGGCGAAGGGGATAATGCCTATTTCTGTTGCCGCCACCATGCT GCCACGTGTTGTGCTGATCGCACAAACTGTTGTCCATATGGCCAAATCTGTGCCCATGACGGGACGTGTATTACGCGAGGCCTGAGATATCCTTTCTCCCCTGAACAAGCTCTATCTTCAGTCCCTGCCTCTCTCATTTCAACCTCAGAGGACAAAGACAACCTGCAGGAG GAGCCCAAGAACAACCTAGACCAAAAACAGAGATCAGATCATCTGTGTGGACATGATCTCCGATGTAATGTTGGCAAAACCTGCTGCAGAGACTATAAGGATAATACCTATTTCTGTTGCCCCTTCGCCTCT GCCACGTGTTGTACTAATCGCAGCAACTGTTGTCCACATGGCACATTCTGTGCCAATGACGGGAGGTGTGTGAAGCGAGGCCTGAGATATCCTTTCTCCCCTATACAAGCTCTATCTTCAGTCCTTGCCTCTCTCATTTCAACCTCAGAGGACAAAGACAACCTGCAGGAG GACCAGTGA